The following are from one region of the Salvia hispanica cultivar TCC Black 2014 chromosome 1, UniMelb_Shisp_WGS_1.0, whole genome shotgun sequence genome:
- the LOC125219710 gene encoding 3-isopropylmalate dehydrogenase, chloroplastic-like produces the protein MASQIVRRLARSRPSGIFSSTSPSFFNRSFSSTAPPESNLIRATLFPGDGIGPEIAESVKQIFKVADCPIEWEEHFVGTEIDPRTQSFLTWESLESVRNNKVGLKGPMATPIGKGHRSLNLTLRKELNLYANVRPCYSLPGYKTKYDDVDLITIRENTEGEYSGLEHQVVRGVVESLKIITRQASLRVAEYAFYYAKAHGRQRVSAIHKANIMQKTDGLFLKCCREVAEKYPEITYEEVVIDNCCMMLVKNPALFDVLVMPNLYGDIISDLCAGLIGGLGLTPSCNIGEGGIALAEAVHGSAPDIAGKNLANPTALLLSSVSMLRHLKLHDKADRIQDAVLKTIAEGKYRTGDLGGKSTTTEFTNAICDHL, from the exons ATGGCGTCGCAGATCGTGAGACGACTTGCTCGGAGCCGACCGTCTGGAATTTTCTCCTCCACGAGCCCTAGTTTTTTTAATCGGAGTTTTTCGTCGACGGCGCCACCCGAATCCAACCTGATCCGCGCCACTCTTTTCCCCGGAGATGGCATCGGACCGGAGATTGCCGAGTCGGTCAAACAG ATATTCAAGGTTGCTGACTGTCCGATTGAGTGGGAAGAACACTTTGTGGGGACGGAGATAGATCCTAGAACTCAGAGCTTCCTTACATGGGAAAGTCTTGAATCTGTGAGAAACAACAAAGTTGGTCTGAAAGGCCCTATGGCCACACCAATTGGTAAAGGCCATCGGTCTCTTAACCTTACCTTGAGGAAAGAGCTCAATCTCTATGCCAATGTGAGACCTTGTTACAGCCTGCCTGGATACAAGACTAAATATGATGATGTTGATCTCATTACTATTCGTGAAAACACAGAAGGAGAATATAGTGGACTTGAACATCAG GTGGTGAGGGGTGTTGTGGAAAGTCTAAAGATCATCACACGCCAAGCAAGTTTGAGAGTTGCTGAGTATGCTTTCTACTACGCTAAGGCCCATGGACGACAAAGAGTATCTGCTATACATAAGGCCAACATCATGCAAAAAACTGATGGTCTTTTCCTTAAG TGTTGTCGAGAGGTAGCGGAAAAGTACCCAGAGATCACATATGAAGAAGTTGTCATTGACAATTGCTGTATGATG CTTGTAAAGAATCCGGCTCTTTTTGATGTGTTGGTGATGCCTAATCTTTATGGTGACATTATCAGTGACCTTTGCGCTGGCTTGATTGGAGGTTTAGGCTTAACTCCTAG CTGTAATATTGGTGAGGGAGGGATTGCGCTTGCTGAAGCAGTGCATGGTTCTGCACCTGATATTGCTGGAAAG AATTTGGCAAATCCGACAGCATTGCTCCTGAGTTCTGTGAGTATGTTGCGGCATTTGAAGCTCCATGATAAAGCGGACAGAATTCAGGATGCTGTACTGAAGACGATAGCAGAAGGGAAGTACAGAACAGGTGATCTTGGTGGTAAATCAACAACAACTGAGTTCACCAATGCAATCTGCGATCACCTCTGA
- the LOC125194558 gene encoding protein FAR1-RELATED SEQUENCE 5-like, which translates to MTFKFLNEFLGGYDTVGITVAELRNYVQGLKTYVEGSDAQMLLDEMARKKKACPDFTYHYQVGSSIELKSLFWCDASKRNYQLYGDVVSFDSTYNTNRYCMIFSPFTGKDNHGKPVTFGAALLSNETTESYSWLFKHFVESMGQAPKMIVTDQDRGMRAAIRDVLVDTKHRWCMWHIMLKLTNKIPRRSLENEELKKEISACVWSEVLEPEEFDDSWMGIMERYELLHVEWCVTMFDDRKMWVPAYFRDFPMGSLIRTTSVSESENSFYKTFTRRRSNLVEFIMNFDHALDAQRNSSSKLDYMDSTIIPPFSSQLVLEKHVATKCTDHMFKRVQREIVDALHHCSTDGLLKDDLLEISTIKDKYSKSWVVTYTTSEDSYSCSCKLFGRDGILCSHIFLVFKNRFLKVIPDKYFHLRWLKTTLADVIPGPARSLGDPEILSDPNQLSKNKVADIFFSYMKKFDGDSAIIDLCLMSLGRVL; encoded by the exons ATGACATTCAAATTCTTGAATGAGTTCTTGGGAGGCTATGACACTGTGGGAATCACCGTGGCAGAACTTAGGAATTATGTCCAAGGTCTGAAAACTTATGTCGAAGGTTCTGATGCACAAATGTTGTTAGATGAAATGGCGAGGAAAAAGAAGGCATGTCCTGATTTCACATATCATTATCAGGTTGGGAGTTCAATTGAGTTGAAATCGCTTTTCTGGTGCGATGCATCTAAGCGGAATTATCAACTGTATGGTGATGTTGTCTCCTTCGACTCCACATACAATACCAATAG GTATTGCATGATATTCTCTCCCTTCACGGGCAAGGACAACCATGGAAAGCCAGTCACATTTGGAGCTGCACTCTTATCCAATGAGACGACAGAATCTTATTCATGGCTCTTCAAGCATTTTGTGGAATCTATGGGTCAAGCTCCTAAGATGATTGTTACTGACCAAGATAGAGGTATGAGAGCTGCTATTCGTGATGTTTTGGTGGATACAAAGCATAGATGGTGCATGTGGCACATTATGCTTAAACTTACCAACAAAATTCCAAGGAGATCTCTAGAAAATGAAGAGTTGAAAAAAGAGATCAGTGCTTGTGTGTGGTCTGAGGTACTAGAGCCGGAAGAGTTTGATGATTCATGGATGGGGATAATGGAGCGTTATGAGCTTCTTCATGTCGAGTGGTGTGTAACAATGTTCGACGATAGAAAGATGTGGGTCCCTGCCTATTTCAGAGACTTTCCCATGGGGTCTCTTATTAGGACGACGTCTGTTTCCGAGTCTGAGAATAGCTTCTATAAAACATTCACGAGACGTCGCTCCAATCTAGTTGAGTTCatcatgaattttgatcaTGCATTGGATGCACAAAGAAATTCTAGCTCGAAGTTAGATTATATGGATTCAACTATTATACCACCGTTCTCCAGTCAGTTAGTATTGGAAAAACATGTTGCGACAAAGTGCACTGATCACATGTTCAAGAGAGTGCAACGTGAGATAGTGGACGCATTGCACCATTGTAGCACTGATGGTTTGTTGAAAGATGATTTGTTAGAGATCTCCACAATAAAGGACAAGTATAGTAAATCTTGGGTTGTTACCTACACGACCAGTGAGGATTCGTATTCCTGTTCTTGCAAATTGTTTGGGAGAGATGGAATTCTTTGTAGtcatatatttttggttttcaaGAACAGGTTTTTGAAGGTTATACCTGATAAGTACTTCCATTTGAGGTGGTTGAAGACTACCTTAGCTGATGTTATTCCAGGACCAGCTCGAAGTTTGGGAGATCCTGAAATTCTATCAGATCCAAACCAGCTGTCAAAGAATAAAGTTGCTGACATATTTTTCAGTTACATGAAAAAATTTGATGGTGATAGTGCCATCATTGATTTGTGTCTTATGAGCTTGGGAAGAGTCTTATGA
- the LOC125201466 gene encoding adenosine kinase 2-like — protein MESDGILLGMGNPLLDISAVVDQGFLDKYDVKLNNAILAEDKHLPMYEEMTSKFKVEFIAGGATQNSIRVAQWMLQIPGASSYMGSIGKDKFGEEMKKHAKLAGVNVHYYEDELPTGTCAVCVLGGERSLIANLSAANCYKPDHLKKPENWALVEKAKFYYMAGFFLTVSPESILLVAEHAAAKNKIFATNLSAPFICEFFKDAQEKVLPYTDFVFGNETEALTFARVHGYETESISEIALKISQLPKASGAHKRITIITQGADPVVVAEDGKVRLIPVVPLPKEKLIDTNGAGDAFVGGFLSQLVLEKPIEECVRAGCYASNVIIQRSGCTYPEKPDFK, from the exons ATGGAGTCCGATGGCATTTTGCTCGGAATGGGGAATCCGCTCTTGGATATTTCCGCCGTCGTCGATCAAGGCTTCTTAGACAA GTATGATGTTAAATTGAACAATGCGATTCTGGCCGAGGATAAGCACTTGCCGAT GTATGAAGAAATGACGTCCAAGTTCAAAGTAGAATTTATTGCTGGAG GGGCTACTCAAAATTCAATTAGAGTTGCCCAG TGGATGCTACAAATTCCTGGTGCAAGCAGCTACATGGGTTCCATTGGAAAGGACAAATTTGgggaagaaatgaagaaacatGCAAAGCTGGCTGGTGTTAAT GTCCATTACTATGAAGATGAATTGCCTACAGGCACTTGTGCCGTATGTGTACTTGGTGGTGAAAG GTCACTCATTGCCAATCTGTCTGCTGCCAATTGCTACAAACCTGATCATTTGAAGAAACCAGAAAACTGGGCTTTGG TGGAAAAGGCCAAATTCTACTATATGGCTGGTTTTTTCCTCACAGTTTCCCCAGAATCTATCTTGCTTGTCGCTGAGCATGCAGCTGCTAAGAACAAG ATTTTCGCAACAAACCTGTCTGCTCCATTCATCTGCGAGTTCTTCAAGGATGCACAAGAGAAAGTATTACC GTACACAGATTTTGTGTTTGGAAATGAAACAGAAGCATTAACTTTTGCCCGAGTTCATGGCTACGAG ACTGAAAGCATTTCAGAAATAGCGTTGAAGATCTCCCAATTGCCAAAGGCCTCTGGAGCACACAAAAGAATCACTATTATCACGCAGGGTGCAGACCCCGTAGTGGTTGCAGAGGATGGGAAGGTGAGGTTGATCCCTGTCGTTCCGTTGCCAAAAGAGAAACTCATTGATACCAATGGTGCAG GTGATGCATTTGTTGGGGGATTTCTGTCACAATTGGTTCTTGAGAAGCCAATTGAAGAGTGCGTAAGAGCAGGTTGCTATGCATCGAATGTGATTATTCAGAGGTCGGGTTGCACGTACCCAGAGAAGCCAGATTTCAAATAA